TCGATGGTCAAACAAAACGAGAGTTATTTTGGGATGTGTTGATGATAAATGCAGTTGGCAATTGCGTGCGACTAGGCTAAAATCATCTGAATTCTTTGTGGTGAAGAAGTATTGTCATGAACACAATTGTGACACAACCCACAGGAATGCCAACCATAGACAAGCAACTGCAAAGTTGCTTGGGAGTTTTTACTGCAACAACTATGGAGAAAAGAAAGTTGGTCTCAAACCAAAACAGATTATGGAATTGGCCAGAAAAGATCATGGAGTATACATACCATACAAAAAAGCCTGGAGAGCAAAAGAGGAAGGTCAGAATTTGGTTAGAGGCACTGCTGAGGACAGTTATTTACATCTAGCGAAATGGTTGTACATGGCAAGGGAAAAAAATCCAGGAACAGTTGCTTATCTTGAGTTGGATCCTATGAAGAATTTCAAATACGTATTCATCTCATTTGGCCAGTCGATTAGAGGTTTTTCTTTAATGAGAAGAGTGATTGCTGTTGATGGTACATTCCTAAAAGGAAAGTATAAGGGAACTTTGCTAGCAGCTACTGCACAAGATGGAGATTATCACTTATACCCGATAGCATTTGCCATTGTTGATTCAGAAAATGATATTGCATGGAATTGGTTCTTCAGGTGTTTGCTCACTATCATCCCTGATGCACCAGATTTGGTATTTGTTTCTGACCGTGCTTCATCCATTGAAAAAGCAATCTCAGAATTGTATCCAGCATCCCATCAAGGCATTTGCAATTTTCatctcaaaaacaacatcaaagtAAAGTTCAAGAGTAAAAGCTTCTTGCCTCTTGTCGAATCAGCAGCTAATGCTTTTACGTTTCATGAGTTTGAAGGTGCTTTTAGGGATATACAGAATTCTAATCCAAAACTGGCCAAGTATTTAGAAGAAGCTGATTTCAGGAAGTGGGCTCGTTGTTATGCACCATCTAACCGCTACAATATTATGACAACCAACATTGCTGAGTCATTGAATTCTATGTTAAAGGATCCTCGGGAGCTGCCAGTGATTTCACTTCTTGAGACAATCAGGATAACCCTTACAACATGGTTTCATGAGCGACGGGAAAAAGCTGCCAAACACAACAAGCGTGCTACACCAAATGTTACAGATAAGATAATATTAAGCTTCAGTAAGGCAATGAAACTAGATGTTTTTCAAGTGGATCAACATGACATTGAGGTCAAAGATGATAGGAATAAGTTTGTTGTTCACCTAAAGAACAAGACTTGTACCTGCCGTTTCTTTGACATTGAAAGGATTCCTTGCATTCACGCCATTGTTGCTGCAAAGCGTACAAACATGGATGAATACAAACTGGTTGATCATTTCTATTTGACAGATATTTGGGCTAAAGCATATGCTGAGAGCATTCATCCAAGTGGAGATGTGAAGAATTGGGTATTTCCAGATGCAGTAGCTGAATACTTCTGTGCTCCACCACAAACTAGGATAAAGAGTGGGAGACCgccaaagaagagaaagagatcagttGGAGAGTTTGGTGTACCAGGTTctaaatctcaaaatcataAGTGCAGCAGATGTGGTAATGAAGGACATAATAAAAGTACTTGCAGATTCCCAATATGATGATTTTTATGCATTTGATTTTTTACAATTGTTACTAGATTTATCCAGGAACACTCTACAGATGTATACTTCATAGCATACTGATATTCATAAGACAGTTTC
The Camelina sativa cultivar DH55 chromosome 15, Cs, whole genome shotgun sequence DNA segment above includes these coding regions:
- the LOC104748851 gene encoding uncharacterized protein LOC104748851 — its product is MLEIYSVFGEWKINDKLHWRFFVDTNKGGCLCEVSENITYKDLMKIVFEDFGLDGLVKEISLSYELPKMKLIVEDSPPIFIRNDRQVCTFIRKIQENPEIGRLCVSEFDQSFGSDISVSKPLGDTCSTAEKAKNNNSFALPADRDPILISAGSSHTTAHETHKELNRSIGSDVSTTHNDIEISTAEKGIGSFLENLVPAPDLSPISMVGSHSTRGADDIYVDRYFKNKEELMFKMRNWALEWRFEFRVRWSNKTRVILGCVDDKCSWQLRATRLKSSEFFVVKKYCHEHNCDTTHRNANHRQATAKLLGSFYCNNYGEKKVGLKPKQIMELARKDHGVYIPYKKAWRAKEEGQNLVRGTAEDSYLHLAKWLYMAREKNPGTVAYLELDPMKNFKYVFISFGQSIRGFSLMRRVIAVDGTFLKGKYKGTLLAATAQDGDYHLYPIAFAIVDSENDIAWNWFFRCLLTIIPDAPDLVFVSDRASSIEKAISELYPASHQGICNFHLKNNIKVKFKSKSFLPLVESAANAFTFHEFEGAFRDIQNSNPKLAKYLEEADFRKWARCYAPSNRYNIMTTNIAESLNSMLKDPRELPVISLLETIRITLTTWFHERREKAAKHNKRATPNVTDKIILSFSKAMKLDVFQVDQHDIEVKDDRNKFVVHLKNKTCTCRFFDIERIPCIHAIVAAKRTNMDEYKLVDHFYLTDIWAKAYAESIHPSGDVKNWVFPDAVAEYFCAPPQTRIKSGRPPKKRKRSVGEFGVPGSKSQNHKCSRCGNEGHNKSTCRFPI